GCTGGCACATGTCCGCTATTGGAACCATGCCGAGCCTGCGGCATGTATCGCACTCAAAAACGCCATGGCTCTTGATGAGCCCTATTGCCACGAGCCGGAAGCCGTGCAGGTGGGAGGGCGAGAACCGTAGCAGTCCTTGTGGCTGGAAAAGGATTGTAGCCGCGACGGTCATCGCGCGGCATTGCGACCGGCTGGAAGGGCGAGCTCAGCGGCATCACGTTCGATCTCGGTCCCACGAAAGCCCTACCGGTAAGAGGCACTGATTGCCATGACCGAGTGCGTCGTGGTAGAGATCACCCGTTGCCGTCCCGGTCCGTCCGCGGTTTCTGGGACTCTTATCGACATTTCACTGAGTTATATTCGCACGCTCTCCCTAGGCCTTTTGATCCGCCTCACTTTAGTTCCTCTGGTGTCTTGAGTCATCCCGTTGATTTCCGTTACAATCCGGCTCCCTGATCGGCTGAGTCGAATACGAAGGAGAACTCTCATGGCAAAGGTGTTGGAAGGTCCCGGGATGGGATTGATGAAGAAGTGGGGAATTCACGTCCCACATTATGCGGTTGTGACCTCAGCGGACGAACTCTCCAAGCTTGGTCACGCCAACGAGTGGATGAAGCAGAGTAAATTGGTCGCCAAAGCGCATGAAGCGCTCGGTTCCCGGTTCAAGCTCGGATTGGTGAAGGTGGGCCTCGATCTGAATGGCGCCGTTGCGGCGACCAAAGACATGATCGGCCGTCAGGTCGGCAGCATTACGGTTTCGCAAGTCATCGTCTCTGAAATGATCGCCCACAAAGAGGAATATTATTGTGCCGTGAAATCAACCCGCGAAGGCAGCGAGATTCTCGTGGCCAACTGCGGTGGAATCGAAGTTGAATCGAACTGGGACCGCGTGAAGCGGTTGTGCCTCGAAGTGGGACAGGCTCCCTCCCCTGAAGCGCTTGAAAAGCTTTCTAAAGAAGCAGGTTTTACCGGCGCCTTGGCGAAGAAGATGGCCGACTTCGCCGGCAAGATGTTCAGCTGCTTCGACAACGAAGATGCGCAGTATCTCGAGGTGAATCCCGTCGTGACCCGCGAGAGCGACGGCGAGTTGGTCGCGCTCGATGCCGTGACATTGCTCGATGGCGACGCCAAGTTTCGCCACCCGGATTGGAATTTCCAGTTCGCCGCGGAATTCGGCCGTTCGTACAGCAAAGACGAAATGGAAGTCATGGCCGTCGACAGCAAGATCAAAGGGTCCGTCAAATTCATCGAAATTCCCGGCGGCGATACCGCGATGCTTCCCGCCGGCGGCGGCGCGAGCGTCTATTACTCCGACGCCGTCGTGGCGCGGGGCGGCAAGCTGGCGAACTATGCCGAGTATTCGGGCGATCCCCCGGATTGGGCCGTGGAAGTGCTGACGGAAAAGATCTGTTCGTTGCCCGGCATCAAGAACATCATCGTCGGCGGAGCGATTGCCAATTTTACCGACGTGAAGAAGACGTTCGGCGGCATCATCAATGGCTTCCGAAAGGCCAAGGGCGACGGGAAGTTGAAGGGGGTCAAGATTTGGGTGCGCCGCGGCGGACCTCGTGAAAAGGAAGGGCTTGACGCGATGCGCGCGCTGAAGGACGAGGGCTTCGATATCAACGTCTTCGATCGCAATACCCCGCTGACGGACATCGTCGACAAAGCGCTGCAAA
This genomic window from Candidatus Nitrospira nitrificans contains:
- a CDS encoding ATP citrate lyase citrate-binding domain-containing protein, which encodes MAKVLEGPGMGLMKKWGIHVPHYAVVTSADELSKLGHANEWMKQSKLVAKAHEALGSRFKLGLVKVGLDLNGAVAATKDMIGRQVGSITVSQVIVSEMIAHKEEYYCAVKSTREGSEILVANCGGIEVESNWDRVKRLCLEVGQAPSPEALEKLSKEAGFTGALAKKMADFAGKMFSCFDNEDAQYLEVNPVVTRESDGELVALDAVTLLDGDAKFRHPDWNFQFAAEFGRSYSKDEMEVMAVDSKIKGSVKFIEIPGGDTAMLPAGGGASVYYSDAVVARGGKLANYAEYSGDPPDWAVEVLTEKICSLPGIKNIIVGGAIANFTDVKKTFGGIINGFRKAKGDGKLKGVKIWVRRGGPREKEGLDAMRALKDEGFDINVFDRNTPLTDIVDKALQKQ